A portion of the Podospora pseudoanserina strain CBS 124.78 chromosome 2, whole genome shotgun sequence genome contains these proteins:
- a CDS encoding hypothetical protein (COG:S; EggNog:ENOG503NZ7S), translated as MGPPSFLMRSKSDDSFLSILSTKEEKSLLPAPVHRKPKIRVRTLLGHCLYRRVILWTAGILFLLCLALSSPGGRQRRQRLLELVDLSHQDVRSGGDEGEAPTVAKDTEGVVFVVSAGDAPQVQVQGEHMPTWLRFRHLDGFFNGLKALVPANEHIPEYPRKPGEASPFPLTLSYTGLPTPTPYVSQPDYESPEYISQYHAVEKCYLDKERRIPVPDLYAYNGVVQGQPEPAMGSRNLLGLRDDVCFDRFGRYGPYGLGYSFDEGGAFVGTDTEQEGSSTVWEKTGKINYENMDWGDAQTRCYESNKKRFADPAVPTKTAAVSGQPHQRSFLRNERQKIPRTAVVIRAYVGFQWTQHNILNFRALISELALKSGGEYAVHFLLHVRNNNEAIWADPMTAQRILDENIPQEFHGLCTLWSEAQMRLYYPGKFGGSFQNPSGGDIHGVYRSAHFPLQHFAMQHPEYEYFWNWELDMRWLGNYYELFDRLSAWAKEQPRKELWERSAKYYIPSYHGSWENFTSLVHNETLNSGREATYGPVQFPGRQPLRSELRGESFMPSNCDPNNKSDTECGKGEEADLITLNPLFDTEHSGWVFSTDVTGYKRSLPLPPRRCSIITASRLSRRLLNTMHEETWRLKHTMFAEMYPATMALHHGLKAVYAPHPVYLDREWEIEAIDKAFNGGRDHTAGGHGSPFDLNNEHNHKGSSWYYNSEFAGLLWRRWLGYAQFDGRGRNGGRSGEGQLRGGKEEEERAAGTGRLCLRSMLVHPIKWEHPSELD; from the exons ATGGGGCCGCCCTCCTTCCTTATGAGGAGCAAATCTGACGATTCCTTCTTGAGCATACTTTCCACCAAAGAGGAGAAGTCGCTTCTTCCAGCGCCAGTACACCGAAAACCAAAAATCAGAGTACGAACGCTTCTAGGCCATTGCTTATATCGTAGGGTGATATTATGGACTGCCGGCATTCTATTTCTCTTATGCTTAGCGCTTTCATCACCAGGGGGtcgccaacgccgccaaaGGCTGCTGGAGTTGGTGGACTTGAGCCATCAGGATGTGAGAagcggcggtgatgagggtgaaGCACCAACAGTTGCCAAGGACACAGAGGGTGTGGTTTTTGTGGTCTCCGCGGGAGATGCGCCACAGGTTCAGGTTCAGGGGGAGCACATGCCAACCTGGTTGCGATTTAGACA CCTTGACGGTTTCTTCAATGGTCTCAAAGCCCTAGTGCCAGCAAACGAACACATACCGGAGTATCCCAGGAAGCCGGGTGAGGCGTCACCGTTCCCACTCACGCTATCTTACACCGGCTTGCCGACCCCGACGCCCTACGTATCTCAACCTGACTATGAATCGCCGGAATACATCTCCCAGTACCACGCCGTCGAAAAATGTTACCTCGACAAGGAACGGAGGATTCCGGTTCCCGATCTGTATGCTTACAATGGCGTTGTCCAAGGCCAGCCAGAACCTGCCATGGGCTCACGCAACTTACTGGGACTTCGTGACGATGTTTGCTTTGACAGATTCGGTCGATACGGGCCTTATGGCCTTGGATATAGCTTTGACGAGGGAGGTGCATTTGTTGGCACTGACACAGAGCAGGAAGGCAGCAGTACGGTTTGGGAAAAGACGGGCAAAATTAACTATGAAAACATGGACTGGGGCGATGCCCAGACGCGCTGCTACGAATCGAACAAGAAGCGCTTCGCCGACCCAGCAGTACCAACAAAAACTGCAGCAGTTTCAggccaacctcatcaacggTCATTTTTGCGCAACGAGCGGCAGAAGATCCCCCGGACGGCCGTGGTCATCAGGGCCTATGTTGGGTTTCAGTGGACGCAACACAACATCTTGAACTTCCGGGCCCTGATATCTGAACTGGCGCTCAAATCCGGCGGCGAATACGCCGtacacttcctcctccacgtgCGCAACAATAACGAGGCCATCTGGGCCGACCCCATGACGGCCCAGCGCATCCTGGACGAGAACATTCCCCAAGAGTTCCACGGTCTCTGCACGCTATGGTCAGAAGCCCAAATGCGCCTCTACTACCCAGGAAAGTTTGGGGGCAGCTTCCAGAACCCCAGCGGTGGTGATATTCATGGTGTTTACCGCAGCGCCCATTTCCCTCTGCAGCACTTCGCCATGCAGCACCCCGAGTATGAATACTTTTGGAACTGGGAACTCGACATGCGCTGGTTAGGGAATTACTATGAGCTCTTTGATCGCCTCAGTGCCTGGGCCAAGGAACAGCCCCGTAAAGAACTGTGGGAGCGCTCTGCCAAATACTACATCCCTTCCTACCACGGCTCTTGGGAGAACTTTACCTCCTTGGTGCATAATGAGACCTTGAACAGCGGACGCGAGGCCACCTACGGCCCAGTTCAGTTCCCCggccgccaacccctccgatCAGAACTCCGAGGCGAGAGCTTCATGCCCTCCAATTGCGATCCAAACAACAAATCCGACACCGAGTGCGGCAAAGGCGAAGAAGCCGATCTCATCACTCTGAACCCGCTATTCGACACGGAGCACTCGGGCTGGGTCTTTTCAACGGATGTCACAGGATATAAGCGCTCCTTGCCTCTGCCTCCGAGAAGATGTAGCATCATCACCGCTAGCCGGCTCTCCCGTAGATTGCTGAACACCATGCACGAGGAGACCTGGAGACTGAAGCACACCATGTTTGCCGAGATGTACCCCGCCACTATGGCACTTCACCACGGGTTGAAGGCCGTCTATGCCCCTCACCCTGTTTACTTGGACCGAGAGTGGGAGATTGAAGCGATTGACAAGGCTTTCAACGGCGGGAGGGATCACACTGCTGGCGGGCACGGTTCTCCGTTTGACTTGAACAACGAGCATAATCACAAGGGGAGCAGCTGGTACTACAATAGTGAGTTTGCCGGCTtgctttggaggaggtggttggggtaTGCGCAGTTTGATGGCCGGGGAAGGAATGGTGGACGGTCAGGGGAAGGGCAAttgaggggtgggaaagaggaagaggagagggcggcTGGGACGGGCAGGTTGTGCTTGAGGAGCATGTTGGTTCATCCTATCAAGTGGGAGCATCCTAGTGAGCTGGATTGA
- the NTH1_3 gene encoding alpha,alpha-trehalase nth1 (BUSCO:EOG09260TWS; COG:G; EggNog:ENOG503NXP5; CAZy:GH37), whose amino-acid sequence MPIIPTTEITPPAPPPGPPRSRGSTDEGVFDDARTYYTADERHLNTRAGARTRTYSQNSLFKQMERMGLKEPYRRGSHDESTIPHSRRFLIQVEPTLQSLQSQEDTDGNMQITIEDNGPKVLTLRTAASNGHNRFDIRGTYMLSNLLQELSLAKEYGRKQIILDEARLNENPVNRLSRMIRDHFWEGLTRRIDASSIEIAARDPKDWTDDPRPRIYVPRGAPEQYEYYTKVAEERPELRLDVQLLPEKITPELVRDMNSKPGLLAVDMEEEVDPKTGKKTLKGRPFVVPGGRFNELYGWDSYMESLGLLVHDKVDLAKSMVQNFCFCIKHYGKILNATRSYYLCRSQPPFLTDMALRVYDKIKHEPGALEFLRTSILAAIKEYHSVWVAEPRLDPVTGLSRYRPEGLGVPPETEAGHFVHILEPYVEKHGCTFEEFVEGYNNGKIKEPELDNYFMHDRAVRESGHDTTYRFEGCCADLATIDLNSLLFKYETDIARTIRNVFHDKLVIPAEYCVGNMEPNHVEASAIWDRRAKRRKLAIDKYLWNEQEGMYFDYDTANRKQCSYESATTFWALWAGVASPKQAAAMVTKALPKFEAVGGLLSGTEESRGEIGLERPNRQWDYPYGWAPQQILAWTGLYRYSFTEEAERLAYKWLFMITKAFVDFNGVVVEKYDVTRPIDPHRVDAEYGNQGLDFKGVAKEGFGWVNASYVYGLQIVNAHMRRALGTLTPYETFIRAVEENRAKALAELV is encoded by the exons ATGCCTATCATCCCGACCACAGAGATTACACCACCTGCCCCGCCACCGGGCCCTCCCCGAAGCCGGGGCTCGACTGACGAGGGCGTTTTCGACGATGCCAGGACCTACTACACCGCCGATGAGCGCCATCTGAACACCCGGGCGGGTGCCAGAACCCGCACCTACTCACAG AACAGCTTGTTCAAGCAAATGGAGCGGATGGGCCTGAAGGAGCCTTACCGGAGAGGCAGTCATG ACGAATCCACCATTCCACATTCTCGTCGATTCCTTATTCAAGTCGAACCTACTCTACAGAGCTTGCAGTCACAGGAGGATACCGATGGGAACATGCAAATCACCATTGAGGACAATGGTCCCAAGGTTCTTACACTCCGCACTGCGGCGTCTAATGGGCACAACAGATTCGATATTCGAGGTACATACATGTTGTCCAACCTGCTCCAGGAGCTCTCGCTCGCCAAGGAGTACGGCCGCAAGCAGATTATCCTCGATGAGGCCCGCCTGAACGAGAACCCTGTCAACCGTCTTTCGCGAATGATTCGTGATCACTTTTGGGAGGGACTCACTCGCCGCATTGATGCCTCCAGCATTGAGATTGCGGCGCGGGATCCCAAGGACTGGACAGACGACCCGAGGCCACGCATCTACGTTCCCCGGGGCGCTCCTGAGCAATACGAATACTACACCAAGGTGGCAGAGGAGAGGCCTGAGCTCCGGCTCGATGTGCAGCTCCTGCCAGAGAAGATTACCCCTGAGCTGGTTCGGGATATGAATTCCAAGCCCGGTCTGCTCGCGGtcgacatggaggaggaagtcgaTCCCAAAACTGGAAAGAAGACGCTCAAGGGCCGACCATTCGTCGTGCCAGGAGGTCGCTTCAACGAGCTTTACGGCTGGGACAGCTACATGGAGTCTCTGGGTCTGCTGGTGCACGACAAGGTCGACTTGGCCAAGTCTATGGTACAGAACTTTTGCTTTTGCATCAAGCACTACGGCAAAATTCTCAATGCCACCCGATCCTACTACCTCTGCCGGTCACAACCTCCTTTCCTGACCGACATGGCGCTCCGGGTGTacgacaagatcaagcaCGAGCCAGGTGCTCTGGAGTTCCTCCGGACGTCTATCctggccgccatcaaggagtATCACAGCGTATGGGTGGCTGAGCCGCGTTTAGACCCCGTCACAGGTCTTTCACGGTACAGGCCCGAGGGTCTTGGTGTTCCTCCTGAGACGGAGGCTGGCCATTTCGTTCATATTTTGGAGCCCTACGTTGAGAAACATGGCTGTACCTTTGAGGAGTTTGTTGAGGGgtacaacaatggcaagATCAAGGAACCCGAGCTCGACAACTACTTTATGCACGATCGTGCTGTCCGTGAGTCGGGCCACGATACGACTTACCGTTTTGAGGGTTGCTGTGCCGACCTTGCAACGATCGACTTGaactctctcctcttcaaatACGAAACGGACATTGCGCGCACCATCCGAAATGTGTTCCACGACAAGCTTGTCATTCCTGCTGAGTATTGCGTGGGCAATATGGAGCCCAACCACGTCGAGGCGTCTGCTATCTGGGACCGCCGCGCCAAGCGGAGAAAGTTGGCCATTGACAAGTACCTTTGGAACGAGCAGGAGGGTATGTACTTTGACTACGACACTGCGAACCGCAAGCAGTGCTCGTACGAAAGCGCAACGACCTTTTGGGCACTGTGGGCTGGTGTTGCCAGCCCCAAGCAGGCCGCAGCCATGGTCACCAAAGCCCTTCCCAAGTTCGAGGCTGTGGGTGGGTTGCTGTCCGGTACTGAGGAGAGTCGTGGTGAGATTGGCCTGGAGCGACCTAACAGACAATGGGATTATCCCTATGGCTGGGCGCCACAGCAGATTTTGGCGTGGACGGGGTTGTATCGGTACAGCTTCACAGAAGAAGCCGAGAGACTGGCGTACAAGTGGCTGTTCATGATTACAAAGGCGTTTGTTGACTTCaatggggtggtggtggagaagtaCGACGTGACAAGGCCTATTGATCCGCACAGAGTGGACGCCGAGTATGGAAATCAGGGGCTGGACTTTAAGGGTGTTGCCAAGGAGGG ATTCGGCTGGGTCAACGCGAGTTATGTGTACGGCCTACAGATTGTCAATGCTCACATGCGGAGAGCCCTGGGAACGCTCACGCCGTATGAGACTTTTATCAGGGCCGTGGAGGAGAATAGGGCAAAAGCATTGGCGGAGTTGGTGTAA